GGGTCGCGATCGACAAGTCCAACAAGGTGGTCATCGCGGCCGGCTTCGAGGACGTACGTCCGTTCCGGCGCGGTGTCGCCGCCGTCCGGCGCGGCGGCTGGGGCGCGGTCGACCGCACCGGTCGGGTCTTCCTGCCGACCCGCTACACCGGCTTCAGCACGGCGCTGACCGACGGCCGCTACCTCGACGGGTTCACCGACGAGGGGTTGGCGATCGTCGACTCCGGCGGACGCAAGGGCGTGGTGGACCGGTCCGGGCAGGTTCTCATCGCCCCGGCACATCCGGCGCTGGTCATCCATCCGGTGGCGTTCCTGGTCGGCGACGGTGCCGGGCAGTGGGGGGCGCTCGACCGCCGTGGCGAGCCATTGATCGACGTGGTGCACCCCAGCCGGAACGACGTGATGGAGGAGATCGACCGGCTGTTGGCCGACACCAAGCCCGTGCTGTGACCTGTGTTCCTGATCCGGCCCGCCAGTCTGATCATTCCCGGCCCCGAGGACTAGGGTCGAGGGCATGGAATTCCGTCACCTTGGCCGTTCGGGCCTGCTGATCAGCGAGATCTCGTACGGCAACTGGCTCACCCACGGCTCACAGATCGAGGAGGACGCCGCGCTCTCCTGTGTTCGCGCGGCTCTGGACGTCGGCATCACCACCTTCGACACGGCCGACGTGTACGCGGGCACCAAGGCGGAGGCCGTACTCGGCCGGGCCCTGAAGGGCGAGCGCCGCGAGGGTCTGGAGATTCTCACCAAGGTCTTCTGGCCGACCGGGCCGGGCCGCAACGACCGTGGCCTCTCCCGCAAGCACATCATGGAGTCGATCAACGGGTCGCTGCAGCGGTTGCAGACCGACTACGTCGACCTCTACCAGGCGCACCGGTACGACTACGCGACGCCGCTGGAGGAGACGATGGAGGCGTTCGCCGACGTCGTGCACTCCGGCAAGGCGCACTACATCGGCGTCTCCGAGTGGAAGGCCTCCGAGATCCGGGCGGCACACGCGCTGGCCCGCGAGCTCAAGATCCACCTGGTCTCCAACCAGCCGCAGTACTCGATGCTCTGGCGGGTCATCGAGTCCGAGGTGGTGCCGACCAGCGAGGAACTCGGCATCGGACAGGTCGTCTTCTCGCCGATCGCCCAGGGCGTGCTGACCGGCAAGTACCAGCCCGGCCAGGAGGCGCCGGCCGGTTCCCGGGCCACCGACTCGGCCGGCGGCGCGAACATGATCTCCCGGTTCATGTCGGACGAGGTCCTGACCCGGGTGCAGAAGCTCAAGCCGCTGGCCGAGCAGGCCGGGCTGAGCATGGCGCAGCTGGCCGTCGCGTGGGTCCTGCAGAACCCGAACGTCTCCTCGGCGATCGTCGGCGCCTCCCGTCCGGAGCAGGTGCACGACAACGTCAAGGCCGCCGGGGTCAAGCTCGACGCCGGGCTGCTCAAGGCGATCGACGAGATCGTCGACCCGATCACCGAGCGCAACCCGGCCAAGACGCAGAGCCCGGCCCAGCGGCCCTGATCTCCGTCCCCACCGGTTAACGGTTAGGAACGGCCCCTTCTTATACAAGAAGCGATAAGAAGGGGCCCTTCCTTACAACCTCAGCCCTGCCAGAAGCGGATCAGGCGGAGTCCGTCGGCGTAGAGGTAGTCCGGCAATCCGATCAGGTCCCCGATCGCGAAGACCCCGCTGAAGAACCAGCCGCCGACGGTGGGGTTCCAGAGCAGGGCGAAGAGCAGCAGGAAGCCGTACGGGGCCATCAGGTCGTACCCGCGTCGCCACTGGGCGGACAGCCAGGGCTGGAGCACGTTGCCGCCGTCGAGTCCCGGCACCGGCAGCAGGTTCAGCAGGCTGGCGGTGACCTGGAGGAAGGCGAGCAGCGCGACCCCGGCCCAGAACTCCGGCCGGGCGAAGACGTCCACGCCGATGGCGAACGGCACCACCAGCAGCAGCGCGAACACCACGTTGGTCGCCGGCCCGGCGAGGCTCACCAGGGAGTGCCGCAGCCGACCTGGGATCTCGTGCCGGTCCACCCACACCGCACCGCCGGGCAGGCCGATGCCGCCAAGCAGCACCACCACCACAGGCAGGATGATCGACAGCAGCGGGTGGCTGTACTTGAGCGGGTTGAGGGTCAGGTAGCCGCGATGGGCGACGCCCCGGTCACCGGCCCGGAACGCCACCACGGCGTGCGCGTACTCGTGCAGGCACAGCGACACCAGCCAGCCCGAGACCACGAAGAGGAACACGTCGAACCGGACGTTGCCGTACCCGTTCCACGCCATCGCGCCGCTGGTCACGAAGAGCGCGACCAGGGCCAGGAAGATCGGACTGGGCCGGAAGGCCTCCCGGGGCACCCCGAGTACGAGACCGTCCCGGTCCCGCTGATCGAAGTTCATCGGGTCACTCGGCCACGGGCTGCAGGCTCATCCGATACTCCACCCGGTCGTCCTCGACCAGCAGGACCGTGGCGACACCCGCGGCGGCGAGTTCCCGCCAGGTCTGGCCGATCCACGACTCGGCGTCGGCCTGGCTGCTGAACGCCTCGGTCGGCCCGCTCGCCGGCCCGCCGTCCGCGCCCTCGTACCGCCAGCTCCACGGCATGTCGCGTCTCCCCTCGCCGATCTTTCCGCGCCGACAAAACCTCCGCCAGCCTAGTCGGCCGGCCTGTACGAGCCAGCCGGAGCGTACGGAGCGACCGCCGACCCGCACCTCGGCGCGAGAAGCCCAGCCGAGCGCTCTAAGGTACGGGCATGTCCGTAGACGGGTGGAACAGGATCCTGGTGCTGGGTGGGATTCGGTCCGGCAAGTCAGAATTCGCCGAGTCACTGGTGCGGGACCTGCCCGCTGTCCGGTATGTCGCGACAGCGATCATCGGCGCCGAGGATCCCGACTGGGCCGCCCGGATCGAGGCGCACCAGATCCGCCGGCCGGCCGCCTGGTCGACCGAGGAGGCCAATGTCGATCCGTCGCAGCTCGCGGAGCTGATCGGCGAGGCGAAGCCGGGTGAGACCCTGCTCATCGACGATCTTGGTGGCTGGGTCACCGTCCTGCTCGACCCGGCACACCAACCGGCGGACGACCTCGCCACGATCGGCGAACTCGGCACCGCGATCCGGAACTGCCCGGCCCGCCTGCTGCTGGTCAGCCCCGAGGTGGGGCTGTCGATGGTCCCGATGACCCCGCTCGGCCGCGCCTACGCCGACGCGCTCGGCGCCACCAACCAGGCCGTCGCCGACGCCTGCGACGAGGTCGTCCTGGTGGTCGCCGGACAGCCCGCCTGGCTCAAGGCCGGCGGGACCACGGATTCCCCGGCCCCGGCGGCAACGGTGCCGGCGGACGCCGGGACCGCCCGGCCGAATGTGCCGGCCCAGGCTGCCCGATCGCCGCACGGCGACGCCGACCCCTCGGCCGGGACCGCGCAGCCGTCGGCGGCGACCCCGTCGGCCGGGCCTGCGGAGCCGTCGGCGGCGACCCCGTCGGCCTGGACGGACGTGGTCGGCGCGATGCCGGAGGTGCTCCGGCCGGGCACCGCCCCGGCGCCGACGGCCGAGTTCCAGCCGCCGTCCGGGGCCGGCTGGGCCACACCCACGATGGCGTTGCCGATCGTGGCCACCGGACTGGTCATCCAGCCGGGGATGGACCTGCCGATGCCGCACGAGTACACCGGCCCCGCCGCCGTCGACCGGCTCGGCACGCTCGACCTGCCCGGCGCCGGACTCGGCAGCCTGGATCGGGTCGTCTCGTTCGCCGCCGCCACCCAGGGCACGGAGACGCCGGCACCCTGGCGTTCGGTGCGGGTACTGCTGCTGCACGGCGACCACGTCGGTGGTGCCGCCGCCGGCACGGTGGCCGGCGAGTCCGCCCGGCGGGCCGACCAGGCCCGACGCGGCGAGGGACCGATCGCCCGGCTGGCGGCCGAGGTCGGCGCGACCCTCCAGGTCGTCGAGGCGCCGACCGCCGCCCCGATGGAGGACGGCCCGGCGCTGTCCGTGGACGACGTGGAGACCGCCCTGCGGTACGGCTGGCGGCTCGCCGAGGAGGCCGTCGAGGCGGGCGCCCAGTTGATCGTGCTGGCCGCCTGCGGTGCCGGTACGGACGCCGCTGCCGCCGCCGTGCTCGCGGCCACGGCCGGTGCCGAACCCGCGGCGGTGCTGGGTCGGGTGGTCAACCCGGGCGGTCAGGTCGACGACGCCGCCTGGATGACCCGTTGCGCGGCGGTCCGCGACGCCATGCACCGGACCCGGCGGAGTACCCGGGACGCCAAGGACGTGCTCGCCGAGATCGGCGGTGGTGACATCGCGATCGCGACGGGTGTACTGCTCGGCGCGACGGCCCGCCGGACGCCGGTACTGCTCGACGGCCCGGTCGGCGTCGCAGCCGGTCTGGTCAGCCGGGACCTCGCCGGCCAGGCCCGGCACTGGTGCCTGCTGCCCGACCACGGCGAGCATCCGGCCGTCCGGCTCGGCGCCGACGTGCTCGACCTGACGCCGCTGCTGGACCTGCGGCTCGGCCTCGGCGAGGGCGCCGCCGCGCTGGCCGCGCTGCCGCTGCTGCGCTCCGCGCTGACCCTGGCCGCGGTGCTGCCGGTGCATCCCAGCCTGGCCGCCGCCGAACCCGGTCTGGCCAACGCCGGACCGGTCGACGGTGCTTCGGCCGACACCGGACCTGGCGACACCGGACCGGCCGACACCGGACCGGGCGACACCGGACCGGGCGACACCGGTCCTACCGCCACCGGGCCGGATCCGTCCGGCGAGCGGAACCCGACGCCGGCCGCGCCGGTGCCGGACCCGGCGGAGCCGTGGGCGCCCGAACCGGGCCTGCCCGGGATGGACGACGACCAGGAGTTCATCGAACCGCCCCCGGCCGGCCCCGGGCCGACCTCGGTCCCCGACGACGAGCCGCCGACCGGCCGCGGGGACCGGCTCTCCAGCGGCGCCACCGTCCCACCCGGTGCCTGACGGCCGACTCGCGGCCGGCGGCCGGCTGGCACTCACCACGTTCACCGTCGCGCCGCTGCGGGCCGGTCGGGTCGACCGGTCCACCGCTGGTACGGCGATGGCGCTGGCACCCGCCGTCGGCGTACTCCTCGGCGTGCTTCTCGGTGCCGTGCTCGGGGTTCTGGGCGCGGTCGCGCCACCCCTGGTCGCCGGCGGGGTGACCGTGGCGGTGGCCGCCCTGCTCACCCGTGGGCTGCACCTGGACGGGCTGGCCGACACGGTCGACGCGCTCGGGTCGTACCGGTCCGGACCGGCGGCGCTACAGATCATGCGGCAGCCGGACGTGGGGCCGTTCGGCGTGACGGCGCTGGTCCTCGTACTCCTGCTCCAGGCGGCGTCCCTCGCGGCGCTGGCCGGCCGGCCCTGGCCCGCGCTGCTCGCGGCGGTGGCCGCCGGTGCCGCGACCGGACGGCTGGCGGTGAGCTGGGCCTGCCGGCGCGGCGTTCCGGCGGCGCGGCCGGACGGGCTCGGCGCGCTGGTCGCCGGCACCGTCGGCCCGGTGACGCTGGCCGGGCTGTCGGTCGGGGTCGCACTCCTGGCCGTACCGTCGGTGCCGGGCCGCCCGTGGCAGGGGCCGCTCGCGGTCGCCGCCGCGCTGGCCGGCACGCTGCTGCTGGTGCGCCACCTGGTACGCCGGGTCGGCGGCATCACCGGCGACGTGCTCGGTGCCGTCGTCGAACTCGGCACCACGCTGTTCTACCTGGGTCTCGTGCTGACCGGCTGACCAGGCAGGCGTTCGCGGGTAGCCTTCGCGAAAAGGACACCAGCACAGCACGCCAGCGCAAGCACGCCAGTACAACGCACAGCGGTACGCGGTCGAGCGGGGGAACACAATGCTCATCACGGACGACTTCCTGCCCGTACCGGTTCCGGAGTCGCTGACCGCGACCTATCTGGTTCCCACCTCCGGCGGGGTCGACCCGGCACCGGCCGAGGCGGTGGCGGCGCTGGGCGGCCGGCTCTCCGGACCCGTGCACGACCTCGCCCGCCAGATGCTGGACAGCCCGCTGATGACGGTCGACACCCGGCCGATAAGCGAGTTCCCGCACCTGCCACCGGACCTGCTCACCGCGTTCGGCGCCACCGAGACCCAGCTCGCCCGACTGGCGGCGGCCGACGCACTGGTGGTCGTCCAGGCCAGCTACCGGCCCGGCTGGCCGCCGGCACACGAGTGGGCGGCCCGTACGGTCGCCAGCGCGATCGCGGAGAGGCTCGACGCCGACGTGGTGGACGTGTTCGCGTTGCAGTTCCTCGATCCCGCCACCGCACTGCGCTCGCTGCCGGACTCCGAGGGTCGGGTACGACTGATCGACTGGGTGCTGGTGCCGTACTCCTCCGACGAGGGTGGGCTCTGGTTCACCACCAAGGGACTGCGCCGGTTCGGACTGCTGGAGTTGCAGGCCCAGTCGGTGCCGACGCATCTGACCCGGGCCTGGGGTGCCGTGATGACCGGGGTGGCCCGCCGGCTGCTCCGGGCCTGGACCGACGGGCTGGGCGACAGCGAGGTGCCGGCGTTCGTCCAGCTTCCGGTGGTCACCTCGGTCACCGGCCACGACATCGCGGTGGCGTACGGCAACCCGCAGCAGCACGACACGACCGGACCGGCCATGCTGCGGTTGGAACTCGATCCGGCCACCGATCCCGACGCCGA
The nucleotide sequence above comes from Plantactinospora soyae. Encoded proteins:
- a CDS encoding aldo/keto reductase family protein, with protein sequence MEFRHLGRSGLLISEISYGNWLTHGSQIEEDAALSCVRAALDVGITTFDTADVYAGTKAEAVLGRALKGERREGLEILTKVFWPTGPGRNDRGLSRKHIMESINGSLQRLQTDYVDLYQAHRYDYATPLEETMEAFADVVHSGKAHYIGVSEWKASEIRAAHALARELKIHLVSNQPQYSMLWRVIESEVVPTSEELGIGQVVFSPIAQGVLTGKYQPGQEAPAGSRATDSAGGANMISRFMSDEVLTRVQKLKPLAEQAGLSMAQLAVAWVLQNPNVSSAIVGASRPEQVHDNVKAAGVKLDAGLLKAIDEIVDPITERNPAKTQSPAQRP
- a CDS encoding site-2 protease family protein, which gives rise to MNFDQRDRDGLVLGVPREAFRPSPIFLALVALFVTSGAMAWNGYGNVRFDVFLFVVSGWLVSLCLHEYAHAVVAFRAGDRGVAHRGYLTLNPLKYSHPLLSIILPVVVVLLGGIGLPGGAVWVDRHEIPGRLRHSLVSLAGPATNVVFALLLVVPFAIGVDVFARPEFWAGVALLAFLQVTASLLNLLPVPGLDGGNVLQPWLSAQWRRGYDLMAPYGFLLLFALLWNPTVGGWFFSGVFAIGDLIGLPDYLYADGLRLIRFWQG
- a CDS encoding bifunctional adenosylcobinamide kinase/adenosylcobinamide-phosphate guanylyltransferase: MSVDGWNRILVLGGIRSGKSEFAESLVRDLPAVRYVATAIIGAEDPDWAARIEAHQIRRPAAWSTEEANVDPSQLAELIGEAKPGETLLIDDLGGWVTVLLDPAHQPADDLATIGELGTAIRNCPARLLLVSPEVGLSMVPMTPLGRAYADALGATNQAVADACDEVVLVVAGQPAWLKAGGTTDSPAPAATVPADAGTARPNVPAQAARSPHGDADPSAGTAQPSAATPSAGPAEPSAATPSAWTDVVGAMPEVLRPGTAPAPTAEFQPPSGAGWATPTMALPIVATGLVIQPGMDLPMPHEYTGPAAVDRLGTLDLPGAGLGSLDRVVSFAAATQGTETPAPWRSVRVLLLHGDHVGGAAAGTVAGESARRADQARRGEGPIARLAAEVGATLQVVEAPTAAPMEDGPALSVDDVETALRYGWRLAEEAVEAGAQLIVLAACGAGTDAAAAAVLAATAGAEPAAVLGRVVNPGGQVDDAAWMTRCAAVRDAMHRTRRSTRDAKDVLAEIGGGDIAIATGVLLGATARRTPVLLDGPVGVAAGLVSRDLAGQARHWCLLPDHGEHPAVRLGADVLDLTPLLDLRLGLGEGAAALAALPLLRSALTLAAVLPVHPSLAAAEPGLANAGPVDGASADTGPGDTGPADTGPGDTGPGDTGPTATGPDPSGERNPTPAAPVPDPAEPWAPEPGLPGMDDDQEFIEPPPAGPGPTSVPDDEPPTGRGDRLSSGATVPPGA
- a CDS encoding adenosylcobinamide-GDP ribazoletransferase, coding for MPDGRLAAGGRLALTTFTVAPLRAGRVDRSTAGTAMALAPAVGVLLGVLLGAVLGVLGAVAPPLVAGGVTVAVAALLTRGLHLDGLADTVDALGSYRSGPAALQIMRQPDVGPFGVTALVLVLLLQAASLAALAGRPWPALLAAVAAGAATGRLAVSWACRRGVPAARPDGLGALVAGTVGPVTLAGLSVGVALLAVPSVPGRPWQGPLAVAAALAGTLLLVRHLVRRVGGITGDVLGAVVELGTTLFYLGLVLTG
- a CDS encoding DUF2314 domain-containing protein, with product MLITDDFLPVPVPESLTATYLVPTSGGVDPAPAEAVAALGGRLSGPVHDLARQMLDSPLMTVDTRPISEFPHLPPDLLTAFGATETQLARLAAADALVVVQASYRPGWPPAHEWAARTVASAIAERLDADVVDVFALQFLDPATALRSLPDSEGRVRLIDWVLVPYSSDEGGLWFTTKGLRRFGLLELQAQSVPTHLTRAWGAVMTGVARRLLRAWTDGLGDSEVPAFVQLPVVTSVTGHDIAVAYGNPQQHDTTGPAMLRLELDPATDPDADSFLSLLPPVGHSGPAGRYFAAVCAALFGATQSDVRYARPDDAMAKAIATARDGLPGIRERFLADALPDGVQLLVKYGLPTDEGPEFVWAGVTSWPTAERIVGASASDAAADPAVRVGQPVVVDAVDVVDWALLDGGGVVEGGWTQAVLDAGDRSQR